In the genome of Pirellulales bacterium, one region contains:
- a CDS encoding acyl-CoA synthetase, translating into MTHKDRLIAGGNTPQKYDQGLDRVKANYMALSPLTFLARAASVYPDHPAWIHGPQQATYAKFYTRCRRLASALQQRGIGLGDTVAVIAPNVPAMLEAHYGVPMVGAVINALNIRLDAAAIAFILDHGEARVLITDREYSPTIREALRLAKSKPLVIDIDDPLYTGTGEPLGGIEYEEFLAGGDPQFPFVLPMDEWQAIALNYTSGTTGDPKGVVFHHRGAYLNSLGNTIVWSMPPHARYLWTLPMFHCNGWCFTWALSVIAGTHICLRKTTAEATYAAIDQHNVTHFCGAPIVLNMLANAPSDVRRPGGRTIEVMTAGSAPPTAVIAAMEAQGFHVTHAYGLTETYGPAVTCAWHDAWNTLPAHEQATLKARQGVPYPVMEGLMVADPETLVPCPADGQTLGEVFMRGNITMKGYLKNPRSTQAAFAGGWFHSGDLAVMHPNGYIELKDRSKDIIISGGENISTIEVEGVLYQHASVLEAAVVARPDETWGETPCAFVTLKDGCAASEHDIIDFCRTNLAHFKAPKTVIFGPLPKTSTGKILKYALRELAAKL; encoded by the coding sequence ATGACGCATAAAGACCGTCTCATTGCGGGGGGAAATACGCCCCAAAAATACGATCAAGGCCTTGATCGGGTGAAGGCCAATTACATGGCCCTTTCGCCGCTTACGTTCCTGGCAAGGGCCGCCTCTGTGTATCCCGACCATCCGGCTTGGATCCACGGTCCGCAGCAGGCTACGTATGCCAAGTTTTATACCCGCTGCCGCCGGCTCGCATCGGCTCTACAGCAACGAGGTATTGGCCTGGGAGATACGGTGGCGGTTATAGCCCCCAACGTACCCGCCATGCTAGAAGCTCATTACGGTGTGCCTATGGTCGGCGCCGTAATTAACGCCTTGAACATTCGGCTCGATGCTGCGGCGATCGCCTTTATTCTCGACCACGGCGAAGCTCGCGTGCTGATCACCGACCGCGAGTACTCGCCCACGATTCGCGAAGCTTTGCGACTTGCCAAATCTAAACCGCTGGTTATCGACATCGATGATCCACTGTATACCGGCACGGGCGAGCCTCTCGGAGGGATTGAATACGAAGAGTTCCTCGCCGGCGGTGATCCTCAGTTTCCCTTTGTTCTGCCGATGGATGAATGGCAGGCCATCGCACTGAACTACACGTCTGGCACGACGGGCGATCCTAAAGGCGTCGTCTTTCATCATCGCGGAGCCTATCTCAATTCACTCGGAAACACGATCGTTTGGAGTATGCCGCCGCATGCCCGGTATCTGTGGACGCTACCAATGTTTCACTGTAACGGCTGGTGCTTTACTTGGGCATTGAGCGTAATCGCCGGCACCCACATTTGCTTGCGTAAAACAACGGCAGAAGCCACTTACGCCGCCATCGACCAGCACAATGTAACGCATTTCTGCGGCGCTCCCATCGTGCTAAACATGCTTGCCAACGCGCCGTCGGACGTTCGTCGCCCAGGAGGTCGCACGATCGAAGTGATGACAGCCGGCTCCGCCCCTCCCACAGCTGTTATTGCGGCCATGGAAGCGCAGGGATTCCACGTCACGCACGCCTACGGTCTCACCGAGACCTATGGCCCAGCCGTGACCTGCGCCTGGCACGACGCCTGGAACACGCTGCCAGCGCACGAGCAAGCTACGCTAAAAGCCCGGCAGGGTGTCCCCTATCCGGTAATGGAAGGATTGATGGTGGCCGACCCCGAGACGCTCGTCCCCTGCCCTGCTGATGGGCAAACGCTGGGCGAAGTTTTCATGCGCGGCAACATCACAATGAAGGGTTACTTGAAGAACCCACGGTCGACTCAGGCGGCATTCGCTGGCGGCTGGTTTCACTCCGGCGACTTGGCCGTAATGCACCCGAATGGCTACATCGAACTGAAGGATCGCTCGAAGGACATCATAATTTCCGGCGGCGAGAATATCTCGACGATCGAAGTTGAAGGGGTTCTATACCAGCATGCATCGGTGCTCGAGGCGGCCGTGGTCGCCCGGCCTGATGAGACTTGGGGCGAAACGCCCTGCGCGTTTGTTACGCTCAAAGACGGTTGCGCAGCGAGCGAGCACGACATCATCGACTTTTGCCGTACGAATCTGGCGCACTTCAAAGCGCCCAAGACAGTCATTTTCGGCCCGCTGCCGAAAACTTCGACAGGAAAAATTTTGAAGTACGCCCTGCGCGAGCTTGCGGCCAAGCTCTAA
- a CDS encoding glycoside hydrolase family 2 TIM barrel-domain containing protein — translation MSICRVLGLLVLGFVATTGWADDWKPAAGPLLTRFAKDVRPDKVWSEYPRPQMVRRDWQNLNGLWQFAVAGRDAAPPIGKLLAEQILVPFPVESALSGIMRSAERIWYRRTFTVPAGWGGKRVILHFGAVDWDTSVWVNGKKLGTHRGGYDSFQFDVSEALKVSGEQELIVGVYDPTDSGTQPRGKQVRKPHSIWYTPTTGIWQTVWLEPVADAHVTSLRIVPDLKAGLVRVTVNGTAAAEDHTVRLVALSGNDRVAAGTGVMGQTIELDIPDAHPWSPADPFLYGLKVSIGDADREADMVDSYFGLRDVSIGKSAQGLTRIMLNGSFLFQYGPLDQGFWPDGLYTAPSDAAQRYDLEVTKRLGFNMVRKHVKVEPDRWYYWCDKLGLLVWQDMPSGDRSVAFGKGEIKRTSDSAQEFESELTRMVETHFNHPSIVMWVVFNEGWGQYDTPRLTRYVEELDPSRLVCGASGWNDMQVGDVHDIHVYPGPGSPPPEENRAAVLGEFGGLGLPLRGHTWQSEKNWGYRNLKTGDELNSGYLNLLEALRPMVADPGLSAAVYTQTTDVEIEVNGLITYDRAVVKVDEHAAAAAAARLYLPPPLVRTIMATSQPTAQHWMYTITPQGVRWAFPDFDDHSWTDAPGGFGTVGTPGAAVNTVWNTPEIFLRRRFTLEDVDRESIWLRIYHDEDAEVYINGVQAAKLSGYSSDYQLVPISPRARAALRNGENVLGVHCRQTSGGQYIDVGMVEITEQLSADGQ, via the coding sequence ATGTCGATTTGCCGCGTGCTGGGATTACTCGTCCTAGGCTTCGTTGCTACGACTGGCTGGGCGGACGACTGGAAGCCGGCCGCGGGGCCACTGCTGACACGATTTGCCAAAGACGTGCGTCCCGATAAGGTGTGGTCGGAATACCCGCGACCGCAGATGGTGCGCCGCGACTGGCAGAATCTCAACGGGCTATGGCAATTCGCGGTGGCCGGGCGGGACGCGGCGCCGCCGATCGGCAAGCTACTGGCCGAGCAGATCCTAGTTCCGTTTCCGGTCGAGTCGGCACTCTCTGGGATCATGCGCAGCGCCGAGCGCATCTGGTACCGACGTACCTTCACGGTGCCGGCAGGTTGGGGGGGCAAGCGTGTGATATTGCACTTTGGCGCCGTCGACTGGGATACCAGTGTGTGGGTTAACGGCAAGAAGCTTGGCACCCACCGCGGTGGGTACGACTCTTTTCAGTTTGACGTTAGCGAGGCGTTGAAAGTCTCGGGCGAGCAAGAATTAATCGTCGGGGTTTACGACCCGACAGATTCCGGCACTCAGCCACGCGGTAAGCAAGTACGCAAGCCGCATAGCATCTGGTATACGCCCACCACCGGAATTTGGCAGACCGTGTGGCTCGAGCCGGTAGCCGATGCTCATGTTACTTCGCTACGCATCGTACCCGACCTGAAGGCGGGCTTGGTGCGGGTCACCGTCAATGGGACCGCGGCGGCCGAGGATCATACCGTGCGATTGGTGGCGTTGTCAGGCAACGATCGCGTCGCCGCCGGCACAGGAGTCATGGGGCAGACAATTGAGTTGGACATTCCCGATGCTCATCCTTGGAGCCCAGCGGATCCATTTCTGTATGGCCTGAAGGTATCGATTGGCGACGCCGATCGTGAGGCCGATATGGTCGACAGCTACTTCGGGCTTCGTGATGTTTCGATTGGCAAGTCGGCGCAGGGCCTCACGCGGATCATGCTTAACGGCAGTTTTTTATTTCAATACGGTCCATTGGATCAAGGCTTTTGGCCTGACGGTTTATATACGGCTCCCAGTGACGCGGCCCAGCGTTACGACTTAGAAGTGACCAAACGATTGGGCTTCAACATGGTCCGCAAGCACGTCAAGGTCGAGCCGGATCGGTGGTATTACTGGTGCGACAAGTTGGGGCTGCTGGTCTGGCAAGATATGCCCAGTGGCGATCGCTCGGTGGCCTTCGGCAAGGGGGAAATCAAACGCACGTCCGATTCCGCACAAGAGTTCGAGTCCGAATTAACCCGGATGGTGGAAACGCACTTCAACCATCCATCGATTGTGATGTGGGTCGTGTTCAACGAAGGGTGGGGACAGTACGACACACCCCGTTTGACACGATATGTTGAGGAGCTTGATCCGTCGCGGCTTGTCTGCGGCGCCAGCGGTTGGAATGACATGCAAGTTGGCGACGTACACGATATTCACGTCTATCCCGGTCCCGGCTCACCGCCGCCGGAGGAGAATCGCGCGGCCGTGCTGGGTGAGTTTGGCGGTCTGGGGCTGCCGTTGCGCGGACATACCTGGCAAAGCGAAAAGAACTGGGGCTATCGCAATCTAAAAACCGGTGACGAGCTCAATAGTGGGTATCTCAATCTCCTCGAGGCTCTGCGCCCGATGGTGGCCGACCCTGGATTGAGTGCCGCGGTCTATACGCAAACGACCGACGTCGAAATCGAAGTCAACGGCCTGATAACCTATGACCGCGCCGTGGTAAAAGTCGACGAGCATGCGGCTGCTGCCGCGGCCGCCAGACTATATCTTCCGCCTCCACTGGTGCGCACGATCATGGCAACTTCGCAGCCAACAGCTCAACATTGGATGTACACGATCACGCCGCAGGGAGTGAGATGGGCGTTCCCTGATTTCGACGATCACAGCTGGACTGATGCGCCAGGAGGTTTCGGAACCGTGGGTACGCCGGGCGCAGCGGTTAATACCGTTTGGAACACGCCAGAGATTTTTCTGCGGCGCAGATTCACGCTCGAAGACGTCGATCGAGAAAGCATCTGGTTGCGGATTTACCATGATGAAGACGCAGAGGTCTATATCAACGGCGTGCAGGCGGCGAAGCTCTCTGGATACAGCAGCGACTATCAATTGGTGCCGATTTCCCCCCGCGCACGGGCGGCTTTGCGCAACGGCGAGAATGTGCTCGGCGTCCATTGTCGACAGACTAGCGGGGGGCAGTATATCGACGTCGGCATGGTCGAGATTACCGAGCAGTTAAGCGCCGACGGACAATAG
- a CDS encoding HD domain-containing protein — translation MTLSPRFEQALVYAAMIHSGQSRKASNVPYLAHLLSVTALALEHGANEDEAIAALLHDAAEDAGGQGRLADIHTRFGANVANMVADCTDTYDTPKPPWRARKEAYIAHLPRASRGALLVSCCDKLHNTRAIVAELRRLGADTWKHFKGGREGSLWYYRLLAETFTKTELPRGLVDELRRTVEIMERLATEKS, via the coding sequence ATGACTCTTTCTCCCCGGTTCGAGCAGGCGCTTGTCTATGCCGCGATGATTCATTCCGGACAGTCCCGCAAGGCCTCAAACGTTCCGTACCTCGCCCATCTGCTGTCAGTAACTGCTCTGGCGCTTGAACACGGCGCCAACGAAGATGAGGCCATCGCGGCGCTTCTGCACGATGCGGCTGAGGATGCCGGGGGGCAGGGACGGTTGGCCGATATTCACACGCGCTTCGGTGCCAACGTCGCCAATATGGTAGCGGATTGCACCGATACCTACGACACACCAAAGCCACCCTGGCGGGCGCGGAAAGAAGCTTACATTGCTCATTTACCACGGGCTTCGCGCGGTGCGCTGTTGGTCTCCTGCTGCGATAAACTGCACAATACACGCGCGATCGTCGCAGAACTCCGAAGGCTCGGCGCAGACACTTGGAAACATTTCAAGGGAGGCCGCGAGGGCTCTTTGTGGTATTATCGGCTCCTCGCCGAAACGTTTACCAAGACAGAGTTACCACGAGGCCTGGTCGACGAACTACGTCGAACCGTAGAGATCATGGAACGATTGGCTACCGAGAAATCGTAA